The following coding sequences lie in one Calothrix sp. NIES-2098 genomic window:
- a CDS encoding glyoxalase/bleomycin resistance protein/dioxygenase, with protein sequence MTITLNHTIVPARDKEASAEFFASIFGLRVEKGVGHFVAVQVNEKLTLDFDNRETFESHHYAFQVSDEEFDAIFARIKDKGIEYSSDPMHHNKCQINHRKEGRGFYFYDPNGHNLELLTRV encoded by the coding sequence AAATCACACGATTGTGCCCGCAAGGGATAAAGAAGCTTCAGCAGAGTTTTTTGCCAGTATTTTTGGTTTGAGGGTTGAAAAAGGTGTAGGCCACTTTGTGGCTGTCCAAGTAAATGAAAAACTCACACTAGATTTTGACAATAGAGAAACATTTGAGTCGCATCACTATGCATTTCAGGTGAGTGATGAGGAATTTGATGCCATATTTGCGCGAATTAAAGACAAAGGCATCGAATATAGCAGCGACCCTATGCATCACAATAAATGTCAAATCAATCACAGGAAAGAAGGACGTGGCTTCTACTTTTATGACCCCAACGGCCATAACTTAGAACTTTTGACCCGCGTGTAA
- a CDS encoding transposase — MSYEQIKDLPPPEFNRLCGVHIATFKKMVEVLKPELVRSGKKGGQPKLSVEDHLLVALEYWREYRTYFHISKSWGIHESTVCRIVRKVENILIKSGAFRLPGKKELQAAYEWKVLVVDVTETPIERPKKNSADTIALRKNGILSKHNW; from the coding sequence ATGAGCTACGAACAGATAAAAGACCTGCCACCACCAGAATTCAACCGGTTATGTGGAGTGCATATTGCTACGTTTAAGAAGATGGTAGAAGTTCTAAAGCCAGAACTAGTCAGAAGCGGGAAAAAAGGTGGACAGCCAAAGTTAAGTGTGGAAGACCATTTACTAGTAGCACTGGAATATTGGCGAGAATATCGTACTTACTTCCATATTTCTAAAAGTTGGGGTATACATGAATCCACTGTATGCCGGATAGTACGGAAAGTAGAAAATATCTTGATTAAATCAGGAGCATTCCGACTACCAGGGAAAAAAGAATTACAAGCAGCCTATGAATGGAAGGTATTGGTAGTAGATGTGACTGAAACCCCAATAGAACGCCCAAAAAAAAACAGCGCCGATACTATAGCGCTAAGAAAAAACGGCATACTTTCAAAGCACAATTGGTAG
- a CDS encoding transposase, IS4, translated as MVVDQASGKILCTAYGVGRIHDFRLWRNTKVRFHTSQLCLALQGYQGIAKLHPNSCIPSRKPPGENLSTPERQHNRHLASLRIVGEHLNRRLKIFRILKEQYRNRRKRFGLRCNLIAGLINYELALFS; from the coding sequence TTGGTAGTTGACCAAGCTAGTGGCAAAATTCTTTGTACAGCTTATGGAGTTGGTCGCATCCATGACTTTCGTTTATGGAGAAATACTAAGGTCAGATTTCATACTTCACAGTTGTGTTTAGCTCTTCAAGGTTATCAAGGTATTGCTAAACTCCATCCCAACAGCTGCATACCCAGTAGGAAACCTCCTGGGGAAAATTTATCTACTCCAGAACGCCAGCACAATCGTCACTTAGCTAGCCTACGTATTGTTGGCGAACATCTCAACCGTCGATTAAAAATTTTTCGCATCCTCAAAGAACAATATCGGAATCGTAGAAAACGTTTTGGCTTGCGATGCAATTTGATTGCTGGACTTATTAACTATGAACTTGCTCTTTTTTCTTGA